CCCCAACAGCTAAAACCTGAGATAATAGTTGCCACAATTAAACCTAGAAAGATAACAGTCCATTCTTTTAACGGTAAGCCGTTAAGTCTTTTATTTAAAATAAATAACATAATTATCATAGAAAAAATATTAACCCCAATAGTGGCAAAAACTAATCCTTGGGTTGCAAAGCTCTTGACTAAAAAATAATCTAAAATGACGTTAATAAAGATATTGATAATACTAATTTTAAAAGGAGTTTGTCCATCTCCTAAAGCATAAAAAACCCTTACCAAAACATCTCTGGCTAAATAAAAAAACATACCTATACCATAGGCAAATAAAACAGGGGCAACAATGGCAGAAGCCGAGGATTTAAACACCCCTCTTTCATAAATTAAGGCAACAATTGGTTGAGATAAAGCGACAAAAATTGCGGTTAAAGGTAGCATTGTTAAAGCTGTTAAAATTAAACCCTGTCTAATTCTTAACTTTAATTCATCCCAATTTTCTGGACTTGCTAAACGAGAAAAAATGGGTAAAAAAGGTACTAAAATCATGTTAGAAATAATACCCAATGGAGTTAAAACAATGAAATTGGCGTAACGCATTGCCGCCGCCGCATTTTCAATGTAAGAAGCAAAATATAAGTCTGTATAAACGTTAATATGCAACATCCCAGAAGATAGAGTCGCAGGTGCCATAACTTTAACAACTTCGTTAACTCCTTCTTGACGAAAGTTAAATCTTAGTTTTAGGGTGCTAATACCGCTTTTGATTTGGGCGGTTTGTTGTGCTAACCACTGCCAAATACCTCCAGCTAGGGTTGTACCTGCTAACATAATGCTACCCCATTGTAAGTATTCAGGGGCGTTAATTTTTTCTCCTAAAAACCAAAATAGTCCGCCAACACCCACAACTATTGTTAAACTAGAAAATAGAGGGCTAATACTAGGTAGCCAATATTGATCTGAAGCGTTAAGACTACCAAAGCCAATGCCAATTAATCCGGCAAAGATTGCCAAAGGTGCCATAATTTGTAATTGCAGAATCGCCATTTCTCGCACATTGCTTTCTAATCCGGGGGCGAGTAAGTCGATAAATTTGTCTGCATAGATGATTAAAATAACCGTAACTAAGAGTAAAATTCCGCTAACTAGAGTTGTGACGGTTTCGATGAGAGGGGCTGCGGATTTTTGATCTTTTTTGGCCAAAACGCTAACTAAGGCACTATGAAATGGCCCATTAATGCCTCCCAGAAGGATTAAAAGAAATCCGGGGATAACATAAGCGTAAGCATAAGCATTAACAACGGGGCCTATCCCAAAAGCGGCGGCAACAATTTGCTCTCTGACTAAGCCGAATATTTTGCTGATGAGGGTGGCAACTGCCACGATTCCCGCTATTCCTGCTAAGGATTTTTTCCTTTTTTTATTCACACCATTAAAATTAATAACTATTTGGTCTATTATTATAATGGTCAGGAGATATATAATCTCAGTTCGGTTTAAGAATATCGGATAGATTTCAGGTTGTAGGTGTTGGAGTATTAGGGGGATGAGGGGAGAGGGAGAGGTGGAGGCTTAGGGTGATAGGGGTTGAATATATTCAACCCTGACGGGAAATTTCTTTTTTATCTTAATTCCGAACTCAGGTTAATATAGTCTTTAGCTTAATTGGCGTATCGATTCAAATAAAACTACAGAAACACTGACGGATAAGTTTAAGCTGCGCACATTGTTGCTTTTCATGGTGATATAAGAGGTTAAGTCACACTCTTTTAATACGAATGGTGGTAAGCCGTCTATTTCACTGCCAAACAGTAACCAATCATCTTCTTGATATTGACATTTGAGGTAGTTTTCTTTTCCCCTAACGCTTAAGCCTATTATTCTTCCCCCTTTTTCTTTGGCAAATTGTAGAAACTCTGAGGCACTAGAATGGTACGTTAATTTTACATGAGGCCAGTAATCTAGTCCAGCTCTTTTTAAGGTGCGATCGCTTATTTCAAATCCTAAAGGTGCAACTAAGTGTAATTCTGTTTCTGTAGCGGCACAAGTTCTGGCAATATTACCAGTATTGGGAGGAATCTGAGGATGAACTAAGACAACTCTGGGCATAGTATGACAATGAATAATGAACAATTAATAATTAATAGTTAAGTTACGGTGAATTGTCAATCTTCTAAGCAACAATGCTGATTAATCACTTGATTGATTTTCTTGAGAAAGATGCGAGGTTGTAAAGGTTTTAGTAAATACTCATCAATACCTGAGCTTACTAAATTTTCCCACTCATTTCCCTGTATTTGGTCTTTTATGACAATCAGATAGAGGGGATAATCGGCTTGAGATTTAATGCTTTCGGCAATAGTTAAAGAAATATCTTGCTCTTGTTGTAAAATTACGATCGCAGGATTAATAAGATTAATTCTACTAATGGCTTCTTGAACATCTACTAACCAAATTACCTGATAATCGGCGGCGGTTAATAACTCACACAGAAATGTACCAACTTCCTCATCATCACAAATAATTGCAATGGTTTTATTAACTTTAGATTGATTGATAACATTCTGATTACATTCATTTTTCAGACTATTTTTTTGTTCGTAATTGGGTAAAAAAACTGTAAAAGTTGAACCACTTCCAATAATGGATTCTACTTCAATCATACCCCCGTGTAATTCCACCAAATGCTTTGTTAGTGCTAACCCTAAACCTGTACCAGAATAACTACGACTACGATAATTTTCTAGTTGTTGAAATTCAGTGAATAATAAAGGAATTTGTTTTTTATCAATACCAATACCTGTATCTTCTACTTGAAAAATGGCTTGATGTTGATTTCTCATTACTCTGATAATAACTTGTCCCCCACTAGGAGTAAATTTAATGGCATTATCTACAAGATTTAATAATATTTGATATAGTCTTTCTTCATCGGCATAAAATAGATCTAATTCTGGAGAAACTTGATAGTCTAATCTTACTTTTATTCCCTGATTTCTAGCTATTTCTAAACCTGAAATATAAACAAATTTGCTCAAATTTTCTAAGGAAATTCTTTCAATATATAACAAAGACTTTCCCGCTTCTAAGTCGGCAAAATCTAGCATATTATTAATTAGTTGAAGCAGTTTTCTGCCACTATCTTGAATAATTTGTAAGTATCTAACTTGTTTTTCTGGAGATAAATTTTCTCTTTTTTTCTCTTTCGACCAGTGTAGTAGTGTTCCTGATAAACCAATAATACAAGTTAAAGGAGTTCTCAACTCGTGGCTAATACTTCCTAAAAATTCTGTTTTGGATTGATGGGCTATTTGTGCCACTACTAAGGCATCTTGCAATTGTTTTGCTTTTTTTTCTATTTGTTGTTCTAGCAAATTTTTTTGTTCTTCTAGTTTTTGATAGGAGTTATATTGATATATAGCTAAAGATAAATATTCAGCAATATTTTTAAGGAATTTAATTTCACTATTTTTCCATTTTCTTATAGTAAAACATTGATGAGCAATCAATAAACCCCACAGTTGATTTTTAACGATAATGGGAATAGCAACTTTTGCTTTTATTTCTAATTTCTCCATCATCATTTTTAAACAAATATCCATATTTGACTCATGGATATTATCAATAACTAAGGTATATCCTTCTAAATATTTTTTTTGAAATTCTTGGTTATTATGAAAACAACTTTCTTCATTAAAATTTAGAACTGAGGGAATTACATTTGATGCTTTTGCTTCATAGGTTACGGTGTCTATAAAACTGATATTATTTTCTGATTTCCCTTTAACGGGAACATTTATTTGATATACTAAGAGGCGATCGAGCTGTAATAATGACTGCACTTGTTCAATGGTCATTTTGACGATAATTAAAGGGTCTAAATCCTGCTGAATTTGTTGAGTTACTTGTCTAATAATTCTTTCTTGAGCTATTTTGTTTCTTAAAATAACTTCTATGGGCTGACTTTGATAATGTTCGTTAACATAACTTTCTTGTAGCTCTAAAGGTTCAGTGAGAATTTTGAGCAGAGAAAAAATAAAATTTTGTTTAATAATATGATGATTTTTTTTCCGATGAAGAACAGTTTTTATTGTGGTTAATTCTTCGTTAGAAATAGATAATTCTGATTGACTAATTTCTAAAAAGTCTAATATTTCTTCTGTTTCTAAAGTGATAGTTATTTGGTAATATAACTCATTAATTTGCTTTTCAACTATTAAAAGACACTGTAATTCTTCTGAGATAAAAAGCTGAAAACTATGAAATTTTTGCCCCTTATTTCTAATATTTGTAGTATTGAGTAATTTTTCTTCGTTCAAATATATTGCGCCATGACAATTTTCTTTTACTAATTTTCGCCAAAGATGAGATATTTTAGTAAATATAGGATGAGATATGATGATACTAATTAAAGATTGATTAGAAATAAACATTAATAAGAATTTGTGCCAAGAATTTTGTTTGACCAGCCCCAACCATAGTTATCTATTATTATGATGTCTTCTTTTTTTTTATTTTGGATAAACTGTAATCTTTTCTAAAGATTAAACAATATTTTAGTTAAGATTTTTTACTTATTAAGTAAGCTAATAGTAACAGACTATGAGTTATTATTCAATAGGACTATTAATTTCAACTAAATAATTCCTTATCAAGGAAAAAAATCAATAAAAATGAAAAGATTAAGCCAATAAAATTAGACGATAACGTTTCTTGGTAATTCTCGAAATATCATCTTAAAGTCACAGTTCAATTATAGTATTATTATCCTTCTTAACAGGTTTTCCTTGTTCATCAATGGCACCAAATGCTTGAAAATACTTATTTATTTCTGGGGGAAATTGGGGAAAGTCAAATTGTTTATCGCCATGGGCAATGTCAGCCCAAAAATTTCTTAATATAGGTGCATATTCTTTCGCTTTCTCTTCTTTGAGATTTAGAGGGGGAGAGGTTAACATCATCATCATAAAAGAAAAAGAGCGATCGCCCATCCATTTTTGAGAAAATTCGGCGAAATCGTCCATTTCTGGCAGTTTTGTGATATGATGGGACTCAATAATTAGCCTATCCCGTGTCAATGTAAGAATACGGTAAGGATGAGGGTAGGTGATTAATGAACCAGTAGTAATTTCCTGTATATCTCCATACTTAGCAACATCTTGAATGTGTAAATGTCCTGTAAAAATCAACTTTACTCCATACTTTTCTAAAATAGATAATAAACGAGGGGCATTATCTAACATATACCTTCTTCCGAGAATATGAGTTGACTGTTGAGGTAAATGTTCAATTACATTATGATGAATCATCAACAAGACTAATTTATCGGTAAGATTAGCTAAAGTTTGCTCTAACCATGAAAATTGCTCATCTTTTAAATACCCTTGCTGTTTACCATCTCGATCGAAATTGTTAGAATTTAAAGCTACTAACTGTAAATTGGGTGCAATCTCACAAGTGTAGTCAAGATTTTTTGTCGCACTTTGATAACCGCACTTTTGATAGTAGAGAGGAAAATCTTGAAAAGCAATTATATCCTCATTACCTTTGATGCTAGGTATATCATGATTACCCGGTATCACATACACAGGGAAGGGTAATTTCTCCAATTGAGTCTTCAGCCAACAGTGATTAAGTATTTCCCCATCTTGAGTTAAATCCCCCGGCAAAAGAAGAAAATCTAAATTCAGGTTTTGGAGATGTTGTAAAACTACTTCTAAGGCTGGTATGCTGAATTGAGTTAAATGAAAACGTTTAGCCTCAGCATCAATAGTTTCTGGCAAGGCAATATGTAAATCACTAGCAATAGCAAAACGAATATTCATAAAAATTGAAAATAAAGATAACGTCAAGATTAAGGAGGAAAATTCATTGGCTAGAGTGAGAGTGCGTCAACACGTTAATCCCCTGAGTAGTAAATATCAACAATCTATTTCTTTCCCTGATTGGAGTCAAGTATATTCTAATCTATCCTTGCCCTTTTATCTTGATTTAGGTTGTGCAAGGGGGCGTTTTTTATTACAGATGGCACAACAATATCCTGAGAAAAACTATTTGGGTATAGAAATCAGAGAGGCTTTAGTGGATGAAGCTAATGAAATAAAAACCGATCATAATCTTACCAATCTTCATTATCTATTCGCTAATATTAATTCTTCTTTAGAAAAACTATTGACCTCTTTACCTCCGAATAGTTTAGAATTAGTTATGATTCAATTTCCTGATCCTTGGTTTAAGAAGAAACATCATAAGCGTAGAGTTGTACAACCTGAGATAGTAGAAATTTTAGCTGAATTTTTGAGAAAAGACGGACGTATTTTTATTCAATCTGACATAAAAGAATTAGCAGAGGAAATGTGCCAGATATTTTTAGAAAATCCTAATTTTCTCTCTCTCTCCCCTAACATTTGGTTGCTAGAAAATCCGTTAGGAATAATGACAGAAAGGGAAATTGCTACCTTGAATAAAGGGGAAAATGTTTACCGTGCAGTTATGATGATGAAATAAGGCAAACTAACTGATAATTTCTTGTTAATCTCAAGTTATACTTAGAAAGAATATAACTCGTATTTTCTCACTATTTTTTCTTGCTTTAATAATCCTAGTGTAACAACTAACATGACTAGAGAATCACAAATTACTCAATCTTTGCCTCCGGCAATTCAAAAAGTGTCAAGGAATCTTCAATTGTGGGGATTTTGGAGTTTTTGGTTACAGCTAGTCTTGGGGATTATTTCTGCTGTCACCCTTCTTTTTGCAACACCAGCTTTATTCGAAGCGAAGGAAAATACGAGGGGAATTCAGTTTGGTATTTTTTCAGCTTTTATCAGTGTGTTGTTATTAACGGCAGCTATTGTTTTAGCTTTTCGTTATGGTAAAATAGGGAGGAAAATAGAAAATCGTGATCCTGCTTTACGTCCGAAGAAATCAGAAACGATACGTCTAATCAGAATTGGTTTGATTTTTAATTTAGTGGGAATGGTGTTTGCCATTATTGGGGCAGAAACTCTCGTGGGATTGGCTTTAGCAAAGTTATTAACTTTAGCACCTCAATTAATTAGCCCCAATCCTCAGCAGTTTGTTAACTCTCTTGATTTATTGATTATTCAGGCAAATACTAACACTATTACCGCCCATTTTACAGGTATTGTGACATCTTTAATTTTACTCGATCGCATCAGCAATTAGTGTTGGGGTGAATAGTGAATAGTGAATAGTGAATAGTTGATAATTAATAATTTAAAACCCCTAACACCCTAAGCCCTTATCTTCCCCTCTCACACTATCTCTCTACTTATTACTTCCTTCTTACTCCTACTTATTTATTTCAACATCATGGAAGAATTAGAAAATCATCAATATTGGATGAGTCAAGCCTTAATTATGGCAAAAGAAGCAGGAAATAGAGGAGATATTCCCGTTGGGGCGATAGTTGTTGATAATTACAATAATTTAATTGCAAAAGCGAGTAATCAAAAAGAACTACAAAAAAGTGCGATCGCCCATGCAGAAATTTTAGCGATAAACCAAGCTAATCAAAAGTTAGGCAAGTGGCGTTTAGACAATTGTACATTATATGTCACTCTTGAACCATGTCCCATGTGTATTGGTGCAATCATTCAAGCTAGAATCAAAACTCTTGTTTATGGGGTAGATGATTTCAAAACAGGTGCAGTGCGCACTATTTTAAACATTCCAGACAGTGAAGTTTCTAACCATCGCTTACAAGTTTTTGCGGGGATTCAAGCAGTCGCCTGTGGAGATTTATTGAAATCATGGTTTAATCAATTAAGACAAGGCAAGAGGCAAGGGGCAATGGAAAAATTAAGAATTAAGAATTAAAAACTCCGAACACCTGTACGGGCGAATGGCCATTCGCCCCTACTTCCCCCTCTCCCCTCATCCCCCTATCCCTAATACCTGCAACCTGACACCTGAAACCTGAAACCTCATCTCCCCTAATGCCCTAATATCCTCATCTCCTTTTCTCTCTACCCATCTATTACCTCTTATTCTCTCTTGATTTGATATTGACAAAAGTCTATCCATTGATTATTATGGATTAACAAAGGTCAATAGATAAGGAGATAGATGTTTGATACAAGCCACCCTACATCAATTAAAAGTATTTGAAACCACTGCTAGACTAGGCAGTTTTACCAAAGCCGCAGAGGAGTTAGAAATAACTCAACCCACCGTGTCTAGTCAAGTGAAGCAGTTAACAAAAACCGTTGGTTTACCTTTATTTGAACAAATTGGCAAGCAACTTTATCTCACCGATGCGGGAAAAGAATTATTAAAAACCTGTCAAGATGTCTTTTCCCAGTTAGAAAACTTTGAGATGAAAGTCGCTGATTTAAAAGGCACGAAAGAAGGTAAATTACGTTTATCAGTGATTACCACAGCTACCTATTTTATGCCTCGTATTTTGGGGGCTTTTTGTCAGCTTTATCCCAATATTGATGTTGCTCTACAAGTTACAAATCATGAGCAAATGCAACAAAGGATGAGTAATAATCAGGATGATTTATATATTTTAAGTCAACCGCCAGAGGATATGGATTTAAAAAGCCAACCTTTCATTGATAATCCCTTGGTTATGATAGCAAGAAAGGATCATCCTTTGGCTAGTCGTCAAAATATTTCTCTTGAGGATTTACAATCCTATCCTTTTATTATGCGCGAATCTGGTTCAGGTACACGTCAAGCTGTACAAAATTTGTTCAAGGAGCATAATATCAGTGTTAAGGTGCGATTGGAATTAGGTAGTAATGAGGCAATTAAACAAGCAATTTTAGGTGATTTAGGAATTTCTGTATTGTCTAAACATACCCTTACTACTGCTTGTCATGAGGATTTAACTATTTTAGACGTTCAACATTTTCCCATTTCTCGACACTGGTATATTAACTATTTAAGTGGCAAACAATTATCTGTTATTGCTCAAACTTTCCTCGATTTTTTATTAGATAGAACTCAGTTAATGGAGGTTTAAATATTTAATGAAAAGCACTTATACTTATGTTTTAACTATTCTCTAAATTTACTACTTATTTTAACTCAAGTATTTTTATATCAACATATTTAAGGTTATTTAATAGCTATAAATTCTCTTGAGTGTGATAGAGTTTCTATTATCTATTTATGGTAGCACAAAATAGATAACAATACTCAAATGCTAAAAACAGATTTCTAATTTTTAGCTTAAGAAGTCTATATTTTTTATCTTTATAGGTTCAAGGAAATTGTTATTTTTGAATAAGTCTGATAGCTTATTTGAACAATAATTTTGCTCTTGTTTCATGTCGTTTCTTCAAAAGAAATGAGTTTACTTTTGCTTAAATAGACTAGGTAAAAATACTCTTATTTATTATTTTGATGTCTAGTATAAAATAATTCTTATCCAAAAAGTTGGACAGAAGAAAGAAATTTATGATTAAGTATAGATAGATTTTTAAATACACAATTGCTGTAAGTAAATGATATAAAAAACATGAATTTTTTTAGTGAAACTATCTGGTTTATCCCTTGTTATACCCTGATTGGGGGCTTGATTGCACTATTATGGTCGCCCGGTATCATACGCAAAACGGGATCTCGCCCTGCAGGTTACGTTAACATTGTGATGACTTCTCTTGCTTTTATCCATAGCGTTGTTGCTTTGTACCAAATTTGGGAAAAACCTGCCCAAGAATTTCGGTTTACCTGGTTAGAAGCGGCAGGAGTAAATATTTCTTTTGATTTACAGATTTCTTCTGTGAGTGTCGGTGCTTTGGCGTTGATTACGGGATTAAATGTTTTATCTCAAATTTATGCCATTGGTTATCTGGAAATGGATTGGGGATGGGCAAGATTTTACGCCCTCATGGGTTTCTTTGAAGCCGGGATGTGTGGTTTAGTTTTGTGTAATTCCCTTTTCTTTAGTTATGTTTATCTGGAAATTCTAACTCTAGGTACATATTTATTGGTTGGGTTTTGGTTTGCACAACCTTTAGTTGTTTCTGGGGCTAGGGATGCTTTTTGGACAAAGCGAGTGGGTGATATTCTATTATTGATGGGAGTAATTGCTATTTATCCTTTTTCTAATACATGGAATTATAATTATTTAGCTTTTTGGGCGGAAAACTCTCCAATAGATAACACTTTCTCTACTTTACTTTGTTTAGCTCTGATTTCAGGTCCGATCGCAAAATGTGCCCAAATACCGCTACAATTATGGTTGGATGAGGCCATGGAAGGTCCTTTACCTGCTTCTATCCTTCGGAATGCCATTGTGGTGACGGTTGGTGCTTATGTTATTATCCAGTTACAGCCTGTTTTGGCAATGTCTCCTATTGCTTCTCAAGCAGTAACAATTATTGGGGTAATAACTGCCATTTTGGCTAGTTTGATTTCCATTGCCCAAGTGGATATAAAACGAGTTTTATCTTATCTTGTTAGTGCTTACATGGGGTTAGTTTTTATCGCCGTTGGTACAAATCACGAAAAAACGGCATTAGTTTTAATCGCAGTGTATGCAGTGGCAATGGCTTTGTTATACATGAGTATCGGTGCAATTATTATTAGTAATATCACTCAGGATTTAACCCAATTGGGGGGATTATGGAAAAAGCGCCCCTTAGCAGGTATTGCTTTTTTGGTGGGTAGTTTTGGTTTAGTGGCTTTTCCTCCTTTGGGTGGTTTCTGGATATTACCCCAGTTAGGCAATGATTTTTTTGTTTCTCAACCTTGGTTAGTAGGGGTGTTATTAATTGTTGATGCTTTAACAGCTTTTTCTCTCCTGCGAACTTTTTGCCTCATATTTCTAGGCGACTCCAAACAAATGACAGTGCGATCGCCTGAAGTTTTGTGGGCGATGGTATTACCAATGATGATATTAACGGGGGTGACATTACATTTACCTTTAGTATTAGCCCAATTTAATTTAATTAGTTTCCAAGGAAATTTAAACATTTTCTTTAGTGTTTCGACTTTAATTGGGGTGGTATTAGCAATGTTAATTTATGGCAAAAAACCAGCCGATAAAAGTGTTGATGTAGTGCCTGAATTTGTTCGTAATTTCTTTGCGAATGATTTATATATTCAAGACATTTATAAAGTCACAGTTGTGGGTATAGTAAATGTTACTGCAAAATTAGCTTATTGGTTCGATCGCTATATTGTTGATGGAGTCGTTAATTTAGTGGGTTTAAGCACTATTTTTGGTGGACAAGCCTTAAAATATAGCACATCTGGGCAATCGCAATTATATATTTTTTCTATTCTTTTAGGCTTAATATTTGTTGCCATTATTTTTGGTCTAACTCAGTTTTAGATGTTAGATTTTTGCTAAATATTACATAGTAAATTTTCTCAAAGTAATACTTTTTTTAAAAGTAAGAAAAGAGAAAAAACTAAAGATTTAATTATTCGATTTTTTCTGTGATGCCTAAGATTTTTCAGCAATTATTCTTTTATTGCAACTCCAAATCACTTGTCAAAGTTACTCCTCCTTTAACCGCTCAAAGTTTTTTGGAGGAGTGTCCTCAAATCATTTAGGACTGATATATTAAGTCAACCAATAAACATTATTACAATGCTATCATCATGATTAATTTGTTGTTAATTTTACCAATTTTAGGGGCGATTTTAATTGCAATTTTCCCCTCACAAAAAGAGAGTAATATTCCAAAAAAGATTGCTTTAATAACAAGTGCGATCGCCTTTTTTATTAGTATAATAATAGGCTTAAATTTTGACTATCAAGCAGTAGGATTACAAGAGTCTTTATCCTTAGACTGGCTAACCTTTTTAGGTTTAAACTACACCGTAGGTATAGACGGCTTATCTTTACCCTTAATTATTTTGAATTGTCTAATTGTCACCCTGACATTTTACAACGGAGAATTAGACAGTAAAACTCTTAATAAGCCTAAACTTTATTACATCCTCATTTTACTTTTAACTACCTGTGTTAATGGTGCGTTAATTGCTCAAAATCTACTACTATTTTTCATCTTTTATGAAATTAAATTAGTACCAATTTATCTTTTAATTTCCATTTGGGGTAGAGATAAAAGAAACTATGCGGCAACCAAATATTTATTATATACAGCCTTTTCAGGAATTTTCGTTTTAACTGGTTTCTTAGGCTTAAATTTTCTCACTAATGCCAATACTTTTGATATGGAGATGATTTCCAGTGGAGTCTTACCCCAAGCGAAACAAATTCTTTTACTACTCACCATTGTTATTGGTTTTGCCATTAAAATCCCCATTTTCCCCCTTCATACATGGCTACCTGATGCCTATACCGAATCCTCAACTCCTTTATCTATGTTATTAGGGGGGGTTATCTCAAAATTAGGCACTTATGGTTTAATTCGTTTTGGTTTACAGCTATTTCCAGATGTTTGGGGTGATATATCTCCTTATTTAGCTATTTTAGCTGTATTTAGTGCTATTTACGGCTCATTAGTAGCAATTTCTCAAACCGACATCAAAAAAATGGTTGCTTATGCCTCTCTCGCCCATATCAATTTTGTGGTGTTAGCGACGGCGGCGGGTTCATCCCTAAGCATATTAGGAGCAATTTGTCAAATGTTTGCTCATGGTTTAATCGTGGCTTTACTATTCCACTTAGTAGGTATTATCGAAGCGAAAACAGGCACAAGGGAATTATCAGAATTACACGGTTTAATGAATCCCTATCGAGGTTTACCTTTTGTGGGGGGTTTAATGATTGCCGCCGTTATGGCTAGTGCGGGAATTCCGGGGATGATTGGTTTCATCGGAGAATTTCTTTCTTTTCAGGGTAGCTTTA
This is a stretch of genomic DNA from Cyanobacterium aponinum PCC 10605. It encodes these proteins:
- a CDS encoding NADH-quinone oxidoreductase subunit M; its protein translation is MINLLLILPILGAILIAIFPSQKESNIPKKIALITSAIAFFISIIIGLNFDYQAVGLQESLSLDWLTFLGLNYTVGIDGLSLPLIILNCLIVTLTFYNGELDSKTLNKPKLYYILILLLTTCVNGALIAQNLLLFFIFYEIKLVPIYLLISIWGRDKRNYAATKYLLYTAFSGIFVLTGFLGLNFLTNANTFDMEMISSGVLPQAKQILLLLTIVIGFAIKIPIFPLHTWLPDAYTESSTPLSMLLGGVISKLGTYGLIRFGLQLFPDVWGDISPYLAILAVFSAIYGSLVAISQTDIKKMVAYASLAHINFVVLATAAGSSLSILGAICQMFAHGLIVALLFHLVGIIEAKTGTRELSELHGLMNPYRGLPFVGGLMIAAVMASAGIPGMIGFIGEFLSFQGSFSVFPIYTLVCLIATGLTAVYFVILLNRVFFGRMENKTGYLPKVESFERLPAVILAVMIIFFGLQPSFLTNLSVNTSSAISINVPSATAQSVAPQTALFQ
- a CDS encoding NAD(P)H-quinone oxidoreductase subunit F — encoded protein: MNFFSETIWFIPCYTLIGGLIALLWSPGIIRKTGSRPAGYVNIVMTSLAFIHSVVALYQIWEKPAQEFRFTWLEAAGVNISFDLQISSVSVGALALITGLNVLSQIYAIGYLEMDWGWARFYALMGFFEAGMCGLVLCNSLFFSYVYLEILTLGTYLLVGFWFAQPLVVSGARDAFWTKRVGDILLLMGVIAIYPFSNTWNYNYLAFWAENSPIDNTFSTLLCLALISGPIAKCAQIPLQLWLDEAMEGPLPASILRNAIVVTVGAYVIIQLQPVLAMSPIASQAVTIIGVITAILASLISIAQVDIKRVLSYLVSAYMGLVFIAVGTNHEKTALVLIAVYAVAMALLYMSIGAIIISNITQDLTQLGGLWKKRPLAGIAFLVGSFGLVAFPPLGGFWILPQLGNDFFVSQPWLVGVLLIVDALTAFSLLRTFCLIFLGDSKQMTVRSPEVLWAMVLPMMILTGVTLHLPLVLAQFNLISFQGNLNIFFSVSTLIGVVLAMLIYGKKPADKSVDVVPEFVRNFFANDLYIQDIYKVTVVGIVNVTAKLAYWFDRYIVDGVVNLVGLSTIFGGQALKYSTSGQSQLYIFSILLGLIFVAIIFGLTQF